GAGCGAAAATCACAAGCAAATTTTAATTCCGAGAGGTTTTGCACACGGCTTTATTGTATTATCTGACACAGCAGAATTCTTTTACAAGTGCGATGACTTCTATCACCCTAACGACGAGGGCGGAATAATTTATAATGACCCTGATATTAATATAGCTTGGCCGAAATTAGACACGGATTTAATACTATCTGATAAAGATACAAATTTGCCGCTGCTGAGGGAGGTATTATCATGAAAATTTTAATCACAGGCGGCGCGGGATTTATCGGAAGCAACTTTATATTTCACATGTTAGACGCTCACCCTGATTATGAAATTATCTGCGTTGATAAATTGACTTATGCAGGAAATATTAACACTCTTAAAAATTTAATAGCCAGCGAGAGAATAAATTTTTTCAGGCTTGATATTTGCGACCGGGAGAGAATTTATAATTTATTCGAGTCAGAACGCCCGGACATAGTTGTAAATTTTGCCGCTGAGTCTCACGTTGACAGATCTATTGAATCGCCGGGAATTTTTTTATTTACGAATACGCTCGGCACTGGAGTCTTACTTGACGCGAGTCTTAAATTCGGGGTCAAACGCTTTCACCAAGTCAGCACCGATGAAGTTTACGGGGATTTGCCGCTTGATAGACCTGATTTATTTTTTTCCGAGAACTCGCCGATAAAAACATCATCGCCCTATTCAGCATCAAAGGCCGGAGCTGATTTATTGACTCTCTCATATCACAGGACATTTAATTTGCCGGTGAGTATTAGCCGCTGCTCAAATAATTACGGGCCCTATCACTTCCCGGAAAAATTAATCCCACTCATGATAATAAATGCT
This Synergistaceae bacterium DNA region includes the following protein-coding sequences:
- the rfbB gene encoding dTDP-glucose 4,6-dehydratase; this encodes MMKILITGGAGFIGSNFIFHMLDAHPDYEIICVDKLTYAGNINTLKNLIASERINFFRLDICDRERIYNLFESERPDIVVNFAAESHVDRSIESPGIFLFTNTLGTGVLLDASLKFGVKRFHQVSTDEVYGDLPLDRPDLFFSENSPIKTSSPYSASKAGADLLTLSYHRTFNLPVSISRCSNNYGPYHFPEKLIPLMIINALHDKDLPVYGQGINVRDWLFVRDHCRAIDLIIHDEGSNGEIYNIGGHNEMRNIDIVKLICKELNKPESLIKFVTDRKGHDLRYAINPEKIYLRLGWLPETSFNEGIKRTIKWYLENKSWWEPLIKS